One genomic region from Listeria monocytogenes encodes:
- a CDS encoding LacI family DNA-binding transcriptional regulator, which translates to MASTIYDIAKHAGVSKSTVSRVLNNQANISEESRKKVLAAIDQLNYQPSKLARALTSSGFDAIMVISNRSTTTTTGNPFFSEIIQSISTQAELENFDLILQTAKNSEDELKKCLSKIQEKMIKGIIMLSSPADEDFFHQLDPYNIPIVVTGKVEGHYKNIYSVDTDNFGDSYALTKHLIKQGHQKIACIHAPLDYHVSIDRLAGFRSCLFDHQLDLRNDWIIDSGYSIEDSYKAALRLMEGPDKPTAVFATDDLKVLSIYKMAADKNLQIPTDFSVIGYNDKVASSFLSPPLTSIDIPINKLGKKATNLLFRLIHQDKNVPKTTIIQTEMIERESIQKINA; encoded by the coding sequence TTGGCATCAACCATATATGATATAGCAAAACATGCGGGAGTTTCAAAATCAACGGTATCTAGAGTACTAAACAATCAAGCTAATATCTCCGAAGAATCACGAAAAAAAGTACTAGCAGCGATTGACCAACTTAACTACCAACCAAGCAAACTAGCACGCGCACTTACCTCTTCGGGCTTTGATGCTATCATGGTTATTTCAAATCGCTCTACTACAACCACAACCGGAAACCCATTTTTTTCCGAAATAATTCAATCCATTTCCACTCAAGCTGAGTTGGAAAATTTCGACCTAATTCTTCAAACTGCTAAAAACAGCGAAGACGAACTTAAAAAATGCCTCTCCAAAATTCAAGAAAAAATGATAAAAGGCATTATTATGCTAAGTTCTCCCGCTGATGAAGATTTTTTTCACCAATTAGACCCATATAATATCCCCATCGTCGTTACCGGAAAAGTAGAAGGTCATTACAAAAATATATACTCTGTTGACACCGACAATTTTGGCGACAGTTATGCTCTAACAAAACATTTAATCAAGCAAGGCCATCAAAAAATTGCTTGTATCCATGCTCCACTCGATTATCACGTTTCGATTGATCGTCTTGCCGGTTTCCGTAGCTGCCTGTTTGACCACCAATTAGACCTACGTAATGACTGGATTATAGATAGTGGTTATAGCATAGAAGATAGCTATAAAGCCGCACTACGACTAATGGAAGGCCCTGATAAACCAACCGCTGTTTTCGCAACCGACGACCTAAAAGTTCTTAGCATTTACAAAATGGCAGCCGATAAAAACTTACAAATCCCAACAGATTTTTCTGTTATCGGCTATAATGATAAAGTAGCGTCATCTTTCCTATCACCACCACTTACTTCTATCGACATTCCAATCAATAAACTAGGAAAAAAAGCGACTAACTTATTATTCCGGCTAATTCATCAAGATAAAAATGTTCCAAAAACAACCATTATCCAAACCGAAATGATTGAACGTGAATCCATTCAGAAAATAAATGCCTAA
- a CDS encoding GNAT family N-acetyltransferase: protein MENRKQMIKTERLFLSEMTLADTEILFGYWSDDSVTRYMNIEPFQSLQPVEEMIRMLRQLEIEGKALRCVIILQATEEIIGTCGFNYIDHENHRAEIAYDLGTRFWKRGYATEAVRALMEWGKESFELHRIEAKVDPRNSASIALLEKLGFSEEGLLRDYEKIGETYQDVQLFSWIDEI, encoded by the coding sequence ATGGAAAATCGGAAGCAAATGATAAAAACGGAACGACTTTTTTTAAGCGAAATGACGTTAGCTGATACAGAAATATTGTTTGGCTATTGGTCAGATGATTCTGTTACTAGATATATGAATATTGAACCTTTCCAAAGTTTGCAGCCGGTTGAAGAAATGATTCGGATGCTACGACAACTAGAAATTGAAGGAAAGGCACTTCGATGTGTGATTATTTTGCAAGCAACAGAGGAAATCATTGGTACATGCGGCTTTAATTATATTGATCATGAAAACCATCGTGCAGAAATTGCCTATGATTTAGGTACACGCTTTTGGAAACGTGGTTATGCGACGGAAGCAGTGAGAGCGTTGATGGAATGGGGAAAAGAATCATTTGAATTGCACCGAATTGAAGCAAAAGTAGACCCAAGAAATAGTGCTTCTATAGCATTGTTAGAAAAGCTTGGTTTTTCGGAGGAAGGTTTACTGCGAGATTATGAAAAAATTGGTGAGACATACCAAGATGTGCAATTGTTTTCGTGGATAGATGAAATTTAG